In one Tessaracoccus palaemonis genomic region, the following are encoded:
- a CDS encoding helicase-related protein has product MTAFAVGSLVATRGREWVVLPDSSDDFLVLRPLGGTDDDIAGVLPAIEHVAPATFPAPSPDDLGDHHSARLLRSALQIGFRSSAGPFRSLAAIAVEPRAYQLVPLLMALRQDTVRLLIADDVGIGKTVEASLIATELLTVGDARGLVVLCSPALAEQWADELLTKFGLEAELVLASTVRRLERQCIAGESIFERFPVTVVSTDFIKSDRRRNEFLRTCPDLVIVDEAHTCVADGGLAGKARTQRYDLVRDLAARPDRHLLLVTATPHSGKDATFRNLIALLDPQLADIDLEQPNGRELLARHFVQRRRADIRQFLDENTPFPSDRLSKEAAYDLSPAYRDLFDDVLAYARETVRNAQGALERRVSWWSVLALLRALASSPRAAAQTLATRSAALAGESASEADALGRATVLDAADDEALESADVTPGADQAAGSGTAQQRRLRGFLDRARKLEGTGDRKLDAITAQVKELLADGYAPIVFCRFIDTAEYVAEHLRKKLGKGTTVGAVTGTLPPAERVARIAELTASEGPTVLVATDCLSEGVNLQEQFQAVVHYDLAWNPTRHEQREGRVDRFGQRRDVVRTVTLYGRDNHIDGIVLDVLLRKHLAIRKATGVSVPVPDNSDAVLEALMEGLILRGDDHRQDTLDIEYQQKTDELDREWQSAAEREKASRTKFAQRTIHPDEVQAEVAEIRAHLGTHADVRSFTETALRELKSTLTPQQAGFTATTAPLPAGLLDALPPGRETGLRFVDDFPVARGENVLHRTDDAVEAIATYVLESALDAGLPAEARPARRCAVIRTTAVEARTTLLLMRYRFHLTLPSRAGERTAVAEDVATLAFTTADGQLTWLDESAVRALLDATPTGNVANPRPYLDSALSKLPDLLPHLEQHGATLAERIRASHRRVRAASGSAVRGLGVRAENPPDVLGVYVFVPVPKG; this is encoded by the coding sequence GTGACCGCATTCGCAGTCGGAAGCCTCGTCGCCACACGCGGACGCGAATGGGTGGTGCTCCCGGACAGCTCGGACGACTTCCTGGTCCTGCGACCGCTGGGCGGCACCGACGACGACATCGCGGGGGTGCTCCCCGCCATCGAGCACGTCGCCCCGGCGACCTTCCCCGCGCCCAGCCCTGACGACCTGGGCGACCACCACAGCGCCCGCCTGCTGCGCAGCGCGCTCCAGATCGGCTTCCGGTCCAGCGCCGGCCCATTCCGGTCGCTCGCCGCGATCGCTGTCGAACCCCGCGCCTACCAGCTCGTCCCACTCCTCATGGCACTACGGCAGGACACCGTTCGACTCCTCATCGCCGACGACGTCGGCATCGGCAAGACCGTCGAGGCCTCCCTGATCGCGACCGAGCTGCTCACCGTCGGTGACGCCCGCGGCCTCGTGGTCCTCTGCAGCCCCGCGCTCGCCGAGCAGTGGGCCGACGAACTGCTCACCAAGTTCGGGCTCGAGGCCGAACTCGTCCTCGCCAGCACCGTCCGCCGACTGGAGCGGCAGTGCATCGCGGGCGAATCGATCTTCGAGCGATTCCCCGTCACGGTCGTCTCGACGGACTTCATCAAGTCGGACCGCCGCCGCAACGAGTTCCTCCGCACCTGCCCGGACCTTGTCATCGTCGACGAGGCGCACACCTGCGTCGCCGACGGCGGCCTGGCAGGGAAGGCCCGGACCCAGCGCTACGACCTCGTCCGCGACCTCGCCGCAAGGCCGGACCGTCATCTCCTGCTGGTGACCGCCACCCCACACAGCGGCAAGGACGCCACGTTCCGCAACCTCATCGCGCTCCTTGACCCCCAGCTCGCCGACATCGACCTCGAGCAGCCCAACGGGCGCGAGCTCCTGGCCCGCCACTTCGTGCAGCGCCGCCGCGCCGACATCCGACAGTTCCTCGACGAGAACACCCCCTTCCCGTCCGACCGGCTGTCCAAGGAGGCCGCCTACGACCTGTCCCCCGCCTACCGGGACCTGTTCGACGATGTCCTCGCATACGCCCGGGAGACCGTGCGCAACGCCCAGGGCGCGCTGGAGCGTCGCGTCAGCTGGTGGTCGGTGCTCGCCCTCCTGCGTGCCCTGGCCTCGTCACCCCGGGCCGCTGCGCAGACGCTGGCCACCCGCTCGGCCGCGCTCGCCGGCGAGTCCGCCAGCGAGGCGGACGCCCTGGGCCGCGCAACGGTTCTCGACGCCGCCGACGATGAGGCGCTCGAATCCGCAGACGTCACGCCCGGCGCCGATCAGGCAGCCGGGTCCGGCACGGCCCAGCAGCGCAGGCTCCGCGGATTCCTCGACCGCGCACGGAAGCTCGAGGGCACGGGCGACCGGAAGCTGGACGCCATCACCGCGCAGGTGAAGGAGCTTCTCGCCGACGGGTACGCGCCCATCGTCTTCTGCCGTTTCATCGACACCGCCGAGTACGTCGCCGAGCATCTGAGGAAGAAGCTCGGCAAGGGCACGACGGTCGGCGCCGTCACCGGCACCCTTCCGCCGGCCGAGCGGGTCGCGCGGATCGCCGAACTGACCGCGAGCGAGGGACCCACGGTCCTCGTGGCCACCGACTGCCTCTCCGAGGGCGTCAACCTGCAGGAACAGTTCCAGGCCGTCGTGCACTACGACCTGGCCTGGAACCCCACTCGCCACGAACAGCGCGAGGGCCGCGTCGACCGGTTCGGGCAGCGCAGGGACGTGGTGCGCACTGTGACCCTCTACGGCCGCGACAACCACATCGACGGCATCGTCCTCGACGTCCTGCTCCGCAAGCACCTCGCGATCCGCAAGGCAACCGGCGTCTCGGTGCCCGTACCCGACAACAGCGATGCGGTCCTCGAGGCGCTGATGGAGGGGCTGATCCTCCGTGGCGACGACCACCGCCAGGACACCCTCGACATCGAGTATCAGCAGAAGACGGACGAGCTCGACCGCGAATGGCAGTCCGCCGCCGAGCGCGAGAAGGCCTCCCGAACGAAGTTCGCGCAGCGCACCATCCACCCTGACGAGGTGCAGGCCGAGGTGGCGGAGATCCGGGCCCATCTGGGAACCCACGCGGATGTCCGCTCGTTCACGGAGACGGCGCTGCGGGAGCTGAAGTCCACGCTCACCCCGCAGCAGGCCGGTTTCACCGCGACCACGGCACCGCTGCCCGCCGGGCTGCTCGACGCCCTGCCCCCCGGCCGCGAGACGGGGCTCCGGTTCGTCGACGACTTCCCGGTCGCCCGGGGCGAAAACGTCCTGCACCGCACCGACGACGCGGTGGAGGCCATCGCGACCTACGTGCTGGAATCCGCCCTCGACGCAGGCCTCCCCGCGGAGGCGCGCCCCGCGCGGCGCTGCGCCGTCATCCGCACCACAGCCGTCGAGGCCCGAACCACCCTGCTGCTCATGCGGTACCGGTTCCACCTCACCCTCCCGTCGCGCGCCGGGGAACGTACGGCGGTGGCCGAGGACGTCGCCACCCTCGCCTTCACCACCGCTGACGGACAGCTGACCTGGCTCGATGAGTCCGCGGTTAGAGCGCTGCTCGACGCGACGCCCACCGGCAACGTCGCCAACCCGCGGCCGTACCTCGACTCTGCTCTGTCCAAGCTCCCCGACCTCCTGCCCCACCTGGAGCAGCACGGCGCGACCCTCGCCGAACGGATCCGCGCCTCACACCGTCGGGTCCGCGCCGCGTCGGGCTCGGCTGTCCGAGGGCTCGGCGTCCGGGCGGAGAACCCGCCGGATGTCCTGGGTGTGTACGTGTTCGTCCCGGTCCCGAAGGGCTGA